One Oncorhynchus kisutch isolate 150728-3 linkage group LG13, Okis_V2, whole genome shotgun sequence DNA window includes the following coding sequences:
- the LOC109902171 gene encoding cytochrome P450 4B1-like — protein sequence MELFETLKKVTLDSYRIHHLVAIFSLVYVILKISKLIVKRNEWIRALETFPGPPKHWLFGHVREFKQDGNDMYKVVKWGESYPLAFQMWFGPFVSILNIHHPDYVKTILASTEPKDDLSYRFLIPWIGDGLLVSEGQKWFRHRRLLTPGFHYDVLKPYVKMMSDSAKTMLDKWETHSKSDESFELFEHVSLMTLDSIMKCAFSSNTNCQTVRGGESGTNSYIKAVYELSDLVNVRFRTFPYHSEWIFQLSPHGYKYRKACNVAHSHTEEIIRKRKEALKDEKELGRIQAKRNLDFLDILLCARDEDQQGLSDEAIRAEVDTFMFEGHDTTASGISWTLYSLACNPEHQQICRDEVISALEGRDTMEWEDLSKIPYTTMCIKESLRLYPPVPGMSRKITKPMTFFDGRTVPEGCLVGTSIFGIHRNATVWENPNAFDPLRFLPKNSAKRSPHAFVPFSAGPRNCIGQNFAMNEMKVVVAQTLKRYHLTEDPMKKPKMIPRLVLRSLNGIHVKIKPVDLEP from the exons ATGGAGTTATTTGAAACGTTGAAAAAAGTGACGCTAGATTCCTATCGCATTCATCACTTGGTTGCAATATTTAGCTTGGTCTATGTCATTCTTAAAATCTCTAAACTTATTGTCAAAAGGAATGAATGGATTCGGGCGCTCGAGACATTCCCAGGACCACCAAAACACTGGCTTTTCGGGCATGTACGAGAG TTTAAACAAGATGGGAACGACATGTATAAGGTTGTCAAATGGGGAGAATCGTACCCCCTTGCATTTCAAATGTGGTTTGGTCCATTTGTTTCCATCCTCAATATTCACCACCCAGATTATGTCAAAACCATCCTGGCATCAACAG AGCCCAAAGATGACCTTTCATATAGATTTCTTATTCCATGGATAG gggatgGTTTACTGGTGTCTGAAGGTCAGAAATGGTTCCGCCACAGAAGACTCCTGACCCCTGGCTTCCATTACGATGTTTTAAAGCCCTATGTCAAAATGATGTCTGATTCTGCCAAAACTATGCTG GACAAATGGGAGACTCACTCAAAATCCGACGAGTCATTTGAGTTATTTGAGCATGTGAGCCTCATGACACTGGACAGCATTATGAAGTGTGCCTTCAGCTCCAACACTAATTGCCAGACAgtgcgagggggagagag TGGAACCAACTCGTACATCAAGGCTGTGTACGAGCTCAGTGATCTGGTGAATGTCCGTTTCCGGACCTTTCCCTACCACAGCGAGTGGATCTTCCAACTGAGCCCACATGGGTACAAATACAGGAAGGCATGCAATGTTGCACACAGTCATACAG AGGAAATCATACGAAAACGAAAAGAGGCCTTAAAGGACGAAAAGGAACTGGGCAGGATACAGGCTAAGAGAAACCTGGACTTTCTGGATATCCTGCTCTGCGCGCGA GACGAGGACCAGCAGGGTCTGTCAGATGAGGCTATACGAGCGGAGGTGGACACCTTCATGTTTGAGGGGCACGACACCACAGCCAGTGGGATCTCCTGGACCCTGTACAGCCTGGCCTGCAACCCGGAGCACCAGCAGATCTGCAGGGACGAGGTCATCAGCGCCCTGGAGGGGAGGGACACCATGGAATG GGAAGATCTCAGTAAAATACCATACACAACCATGTGTATAAAGGAATCCCTCCGCCTCTACCCTCCTGTACCTGGGATGTCCAGGAAGATAACCAAACCTATGACGTTCTTCGATGGGAGGACTGTGCCTGAAG gTTGTCTTGTTGGAACCAGCATTTTTGGCATTCATAGGAACGCCACCGTTTGGGAGAACCCTAAC GCATTCGACCCACTACGATTTCTGCCCAAGAACTCTGCAAAAAGGTCACCCCATGCCTTTGTCCCTTTCTCTGCCGGCCCGAG AAACTGCATTGGGCAGAACTTTGCCATGAATGAGATGAAGGTGGTGGTGGCACAGACACTCAAGCGATATCATCTGACCGAGGACCCAATGAAGAAACCAAAAATGATTCCAAGACTGGTGCTCCGCTCACTCAATGGGATCCATGTGAAAATCAAACCTGTCGATCTTGAACCATAA